The following are encoded together in the Lactuca sativa cultivar Salinas chromosome 1, Lsat_Salinas_v11, whole genome shotgun sequence genome:
- the LOC128127165 gene encoding tetrahydroberberine oxidase-like yields the protein MKKYSQIRSCVFLLVLCLSFSNSWANLSSLVDVTPGTENFISCIQPKSNNVTSFSQQLIITPVNASFIPIWQVAVQNTRFLKPSTPKPSIIVTPVDETLVQKALFCAKKHGYEMRIRSGGHDYEGLSYTADVPFVMLDFTNMRSIDVDVANRSAWVQPGAVLGELYYSISQKTDTLYFPAGVCPTVGVGGYMGGGGYGNLLRKYGTAADNVVDVRFMDVNGNILDRKSMGKDLFWAIRGGGASSFGIVLAWKLRLVPVPEKVTVFILNKTLEEGATKIFHKYQYVAPTIDRNLHIRTQVFAEYIGNTTKKTIRIMFEGIYQGTRDTLLPLLDEKFPELGVRREICEEIRSIQSTVVFWGLPSSTPIEILTNRSAIAKLNNKSKSDYVRTPIPIRGLRKIWRKLMQNDGSALLMINPFGGRMADYSESAIPYPHRAGVLLQILKTVNFNGQTSDTTPTSLKRIMWLRSLDELLTPYVSKNPREAYSNYNDLDLGVGSSNYEEASLWGERYRKRDNFQKLIRIKAKVDPDNFFPRPQSIPVF from the coding sequence ATGAAGAAGTACTCTCAAATACGCTCCTGTGTCTTCCTTCTGGTTCTTTGTCTTTCCTTTTCTAACTCATGGGCAAACTTATCTTCCCTTGTTGATGTTACACCAGGTACGGAAAATTTCATAAGTTGCATACAGCCCAAATCCAACAATGTCACCTCCTTCTCTCAGCAGCTCATTATCACACCTGTCAATGCTTCTTTCATTCCCATTTGGCAAGTCGCAGTGCAAAACACTAGGTTCCTTAAACCCTCGACTCCTAAACCATCAATCATCGTGACACCTGTGGATGAAACACTTGTCCAAAAGGCTCTATTCTGCGCAAAGAAACATGGGTACGAGATGAGGATCAGGAGTGGGGGCCATGACTATGAAGGCCTATCATACACTGCTGATGTTCCCTTTGTTATGCTTGATTTCACCAACATGAGGTCTATAGACGTGGACGTAGCTAACAGGAGCGCATGGGTCCAGCCAGGTGCTGTGCTTGGTGAACTCTATTACAGTATTTCTCAGAAGACCGACACCTTGTATTTCCCGGCAGGTGTTTGCCCCACGGTGGGTGTTGGCGGGTACATGGGCGGTGGTGGCTACGGAAACCTACTGAGGAAATATGGTACTGCTGCTGATAATGTTGTGGACGTTCGCTTTATGGATGTCAATGGAAATATTCTTGACAGGAAGTCCATGGGTAAGGATTTGTTTTGGGCAATACGAGGAGGTGGTGCTTCCAGTTTTGGAATCGTTCTCGCATGGAAGCTCAGGTTGGTTCCGGTTCCAGAAAAAGTAACTGTATTCATACTGAATAAAACTTTGGAAGAAGGGGCAACCAAAATTTTCCATAAATATCAATACGTTGCGCCAACTATTGATAGAAATCTACACATAAGAACTCAGGTGTTTGCCGAATATATTGGCAACACCACCAAGAAAACCATACGGATTATGTTCGAAGGAATTTATCAGGGCACAAGGGACACATTGCTTCCGTTGCTGGACGAAAAATTTCCTGAGCTCGGTGTTAGACGAGAGATTTGTGAAGAAATTAGAAGCATCCAATCGACCGTTGTGTTTTGGGGCCTGCCAAGCTCCACCCCAATTGAGATCCTCACGAACCGGTCTGCTATAGCCAAGCTGAACAATAAAAGCAAATCAGACTATGTCCGGACACCAATTCCCATACGCGGTCTAAGAAAGATATGGAGAAAGCTCATGCAAAACGACGGATCGGCACTTCTCATGATCAATCCTTTTGGCGGAAGGATGGCTGATTACTCAGAGTCAGCAATTCCATATCCTCATAGAGCTGGGGTGTTGTTACAGATTCTCAAGACTGTTAATTTTAACGGTCAAACTTCAGACACGACCCCTACATCGCTCAAGAGAATAATGTGGCTTCGAAGCTTGGACGAGTTACTGACGCCTTATGTCTCAAAGAACCCAAGAGAAGCATATTCCAACTACAATGATCTAGATTTGGGTGTTGGAAGTTCTAATTATGAAGAAGCCAGTCTTTGGGGTGAGAGGTACCGGAAAAGGGACAATTTTCAGAAGTTGATTCGAATCAAGGCCAAAGTTGATCCGGATAATTTCTTCCCGCGTCCACAAAGTATCCCTGTTTTCTAA